A region from the Aphis gossypii isolate Hap1 chromosome 1, ASM2018417v2, whole genome shotgun sequence genome encodes:
- the LOC114130170 gene encoding calcium-binding mitochondrial carrier protein Aralar1, whose protein sequence is MFTGMRNSTWGFRPKIAHCQESHNGYLKRATTEQLLEVFNKYATVEKQGEKYINSVDFIKNYIGILNEPSSDLDSLRLLSGIVDTNKDGLISFAEFQAFESLLSEPDALYKVAFHLFDINGNGEISYDEFVSVIKKTELYLKIPFNLDSQFMKLYFGEKKNRLINYSEFAQFLHDFHEECGTEIFRIFDKSGSGFISANDFQEIMLLSKSHLLTSGVRDNLLPAAGGSQGVHRVSFPYFMAFISLLNNMELVKRIYLNASNENRNREVTKDEFLYSTQVMSQITPLEVDILFTLCHLLHQRAGKIIYNDLQSITPEQYYKEIHNRRIAEIHAVSSPSDRGVFIQVLESLYRFTLGSISGAIGATAVYPIDLVKTRMQNQRAGSFIGELMYRNSFDCFKKVIRHEGIFGLYRGLLPQLIGVAPEKAAKLTVNDLVRDKLRQENGDLAVSAEIIAGACAGFSQVIFTNPLEIVKIRLQVAGEIASTKKLSAITVIKELGFFGLYKGAKACFLRDIPFSAIYFPAYNHVKQAFADEKGYNHPLSLLAAGCIAGVPAASLVTPADVIKTRLQVVARKGQTTYNGLVDCAMKIYKEEGPRAFWKGTGARVFRSSPQFGVTLLSYEILQRLFYVDFGGSRPSGSEKLVSVHGAGDGITPSNPDHIGGYHAVLPILEGIESKFGLVFPKIKSEK, encoded by the exons ATGTTTACCGGAATGCGCAATTCAACATGGGGATTTCGTCCGAAAATAGCTCACTGCCAAGAG tcaCACAATGGTTATCTAAAGCGAGCAACCACAGAACAACTGTTAGAAGTATTCAACAAa tatGCTACTGTCGAGAAGCAAGGCGAGAAATATATCAATTCTGTAgacttcataaaaaattacattggcATATTGAATGAACCGTCTAGTGACTTGGATTCTTTGCGACTGTTGAGTGGAATTGTTGATACTAATAAAGATGG ACTCATTTCTTTTGCCGAATTTCAAGCATTTGAAAGTTTATTGTCTGAACCAGATGCTTTATATAAAGTTGCATTTCACTTGTTTGACATAAATGGCAATGGAGAAATTTCTTATG ATGAATTTGTGTCAGTTATTAAGAAAACTGAACTGTACTTGAAGATACCTTTCAATTTGGATAGtcaatttatgaaattgtattttggaGAGAAGAAAAATCGGCTCATCAACTATTCAGAATTCGCTCAATTTTTAcat gaTTTTCATGAAGAATGTGGAACTGaaatttttcgtatttttgataaatctgGTTCTGGATTTATATCAGCCAATGATTTTCAAGAAATAATGCTTTTGTCCAAAAGCCATTTATTAACTAGTGGTGTTCGAGATAACTTATTACca gcTGCAGGAGGAAGTCAAGGAGTACATCGTGTTAGTTTTCCATATTTTATGGCTTTCATatcacttttaaataatatggaaCTTGTgaaacgtatttatttaaatgccaGTAATGAAAATCGGAATCGCGAGGTTACTAAAG atgaatttttatattctactcAAGTTATGTCTCAAATTACTCCATTAGaagttgatatattattcaccTTATGTCATTTATTACATCAAAGAGCCgg caagaTTATTTATAACGACTTACAATCAATAACACCAGAACAGTACTATAAAGAAATACATAATCGTAGAATAGCTGAAATCCATGCAGTATCT AGTCCATCTGATAGAGGAGTTTTTATTCAAGTATTGGAAAGCTTGTACCGATTCACTCTGGGCTCAATATCTGGAG ctatTGGTGCCACAGCAGTGTATCCAATTGATTTGGTTAAAACTAGGATGCAAAATCAAAGAGCTGGTTCATTTATTGGTGAACTTATGTATAGAAACAGTTTtgactgttttaaaaaa GTAATAAGGCATGAAGGAATATTTGGACTTTATCGAGGTCTATTGCCTCAGCTGATAGGTGTTGCTCCTGAAAAAGCGGCAAAACTCACAGTTAATGATTTAGTGCGAGATAAGTTACGTCAAGAAAATGGAGATTTGGCTGTCTCTGCAGAGATCATTGCTGGTGCTTGT GCAGGATTTTCACAAGTTATATTTACCAACCCGTtagaaatagtaaaaattcgTTTACAAGTTGCTGGTGAAATAGCatctacaaaaaaattgagtgctattactgttattaaagAATTAGGTTTCTTTGGTTTGTATAAG ggAGCTAAAGCTTGTTTCCTACGAGACATACCTTTCAGTGCTATTTACTTTCCTGCATACAATCATGTTAAACAGGCTTTTGCTGATGAAAAAGGTTATAATCATCCATTATCATTGTTAGCCGCTGGTTGTATTGCTGGTGTTCCAGCTGCATCATTAGTGACGCCAGCAGATGTTATTAAAACTCGACTGCAGGTTGTAGCACGAAAGGGCCAAACTACTTATAATGGGTTGGTTGATTGTgcaatgaaaatttataaagaagaAGGACCTAGGGCATTTTGGAAAGGAACAGgcg ctCGTGTATTCCGTTCTTCGCCACAATTTGGAGTGACACTTTTGTCTTATGAAATTCTACAAAGATTGTTTTATGTAGATTTTGGAGGCTC ccGTCCATCTGGTTCAGAAAAATTAGTTTCAGTACATGGTGCTGGTGATGGAATCACTCCTTCAAATCCAGATCATATTGGAGGTTATCACGCAGTTCTTCCTATATTAGAAGGAATAGAGTCTAAATTTGGTCTTGTATttcctaaaattaaatcagaaaaataa
- the LOC114130173 gene encoding trypsin-like — protein MNFKHLFVSCILLIVSVVCYRNQPVCLAGGEVAKSYEFPFMTVIYHKTMSCSGAIVSEEWVLTAAHCFSINYILGIKPSDIKVMAGITNYAERTNNSQVRQGTEVHIHPNYRVKRVANDDLALIRVKPFLMTIAVNTIRVSDRGLPINDYIACTAVGWGEVDRPPGRHNTVLHKLKVFSSMSAKACPGLQDWERRKIICLKQDNGKGLCDGDSGGPLICQGELYGIAHQVYKEIKNDYERKDLERCGAVGITHTYMFVCPYLNWIHQYISTVPNMPPSCYWNNAK, from the exons ATGaactttaaacatttgtttgttagttgcatattattaatagtatctGTAGTATGTTATCGTAATCAACCAGTTTGTTTGGCTGGAGGAGAAGTAGCAAAAAGTTATGAATTCCCTTTTATGACAGTCATATACCATAAGACTATGTCGTGTTCAGGAGCAATAGTATCAGAAGAATGGGTTTTGACAGCAGCTCATTGTTTTTCAATCAactatattttaggtataaaacCTAGCGATATTAAAGTAATGGCAGGCATAACAAATTATGCTGAACGAACAAATAATTCACAAGTCAGACAAGGAACAGAAGTTCACATACACCCAAACTATCGA gtAAAACGAGTTGCTAATGATGACTTAGCTCTCATTCGTGTCAAACCATTTCTTATGACTATTGCTGTTAATACCATTCGCGTGTCAGATAGAGGACTTCCAATAAACGATTACATAGCATGTACAGCTGTAGGTTGGGGAGAAGTAGATAGACCACCTGGCCGGCATAATACAGTCTTACATAAACTTAAAGTATTTTCTTCAATGTCTGCCAAAGCATGCCCAGGTCTTCAAGATTGGGAGAGGAGAAAAATCATTTGCTTAAAACAAGATAACGGAAAAGGATTGTGTGACGGTGACTCTGGTGGTCCACTTATATGTCAAG GCGAATTATATGGAATAGCTCATCAAGTatacaaagaaataaaaaatgattatgaacGAAAAGATTTAGAACGTTGTGGGGCAGTTGGTATCACTCATACATATATGTTTGTATGCCCATACCTAAATTGGATACATCAATATATTTCTACAGTGCCAAACATGCCGCCATCATGTTACTGGAATAATGCAAAATAA
- the LOC114130171 gene encoding calcium uptake protein 1 homolog, mitochondrial → MWLTKLRPILGYGLHSRHILLKNHGTFNTLNVFPVGKFNHRRTYKNFGHKRDPPEHPLKQFYIFAFLGFIVYQFVNWEKVYEVVFPPVDADSNIDTTESPVQEILEETVDKKKKKPKQKVGFRDRKIIEYENRIRHFSTPDKVFRYFATLQVTHMHSNGQETHEVFMTPDDFLRSMTPGIKQPDGLGLDQYKKYDPKNTHMKLELALNEDSIFYKLGSSGLITFSDYIFLLTVLSTSKRHFEIAFRMFDLNGDGDVDCEEFEKVATLIRHQTSIGSRHRDHANTGNTFKGVNSALTTYFFGENLDEKLTIEKFLDFQQQLQTEILGLEFQRKGPSEDGTITEVEFTDLLLAYAGYAPKKKARIIKRVKKVFKENTQGISEEDYLHFFHFLNNINDVDTALTFYHIAGASIDQATLKHVAKTVAHVDLNDHLINVIFTIFDENLDGQLSNREFVAVMKNRLLRGLEKPKDTGFVKFIQSVGKCAQESTPSVFDL, encoded by the exons ATGTGGCTTACAAAACTACGCCCAATTTTGGGTTACGGATTACATTCAagacacattttattaaaaaaccatGGGACATTTAACACGTTAAATGTATTTCCAGTTGGAAAATTTAATCATCGTCgtacttataaaaactttGGTCATAAAAGAGATCCTCCAGAACAtcctttaaaacaattttacatttttgcttTCCTAGGCTTTATAGTTTATCAATTTGTTAATTGGGAgaa agtttaTGAGGTAGTATTTCCGCCTGTGGATGCTGACAGCAATATTGATACTACTGAAAGCCCAGTACAAGAAATTCTAGAAGAAActgttgacaaaaaaaaaaaaaaacccaagcAAAAAGTTGGATTTCGTGACCGAAag ATAATAGAATATGAGAACAGGATACGTCATTTTTCAACGCCTGACAaagtttttagatattttgctACTTTACAAGTAACACATATGCACTCTAATGGACAAGAAACTCATGAAGTGTTTATGACACCAGATGACTTTCTCCGTTCTATGACACCAGGCATCAAACAGCCAGATGGACTTGGTCttgatcaatataaaaaatatgacccAAAA aatacaCACATGAAATTAGAATTGGCATTAAATGaagatagtatattttataaacttggAAGTTCTGGTTTGATAACTTTTTCagactacatatttttactaactGTACTGTCAA cATCAAAAAGACATTTTGAAATTGCATTCAGAATGTTTGATCTAAATGGTGATGGTGATGTAGACTGTGAAGAATTTGAAAAGGTTGCTACCTTAATCCGACATCAAACGAGTATTGGAAGTCGTCATAGAGATCATGCAAATACTGGCAATACGTTTAAA ggGGTGAATTCAGCattaacaacatatttttttggtgaAAATCTTGATGAAAAACTAACTATCGAGAAATTCCTCGATTTTCAACAACAACTACAGACAGAAATTTTAGGTTTAgag tttcaaCGAAAAGGCCCTAGTGAAGACGGTACCATAACTGAAGTAGAATTTACTGATCTACTTTTAGCCTATGCAGGATAtgcaccaaaaaaaaaagcacgCATAATTAAGCGTGTGAAAAAAgt atTTAAAGAAAACACTCAAGGCATTAGTGAAGAAgattacttacatttttttcactttttgaataacattaaTGACGTAGATACAGCTCtcacattttatcatattgcAGGAGCATCAATTGATCAAG ccaCTTTAAAACATGTAGCAAAAACTGTAGCTCATGTAGACTTAAATGACCATTTGATCAATGtaattttcacaatatttgatgaaaacc TTGATGGGCAGTTGAGCAATCGAGAATTTGTTGCTGTTATGAAAAACCGTTTACTGAGAGGTCTGGAGAAACCAAAAGATACCGGTTTTGTAAAGTTCATTCAATCTGTTGGCAAATGCGCTCAAGAGAGTACTCCTAGTGTTTTTGATTTGTAA